ATGTCTTCTCCAGGATTGCATCGATTTGACGCGTTTGCTCTGCTTCGACATTCTCTGCACTATTAATCTGTTCTTTACCGCCTCTTTTCATTATTGAAGAGATAAACTGCGATGATATGAACGGGCGAGAGCTCAACGACGGACCAGTGGCATTCTTAGGATTATTCGGCTTTGAGGATGTCGACTCACTGAATatgaagaacttgatgAAAAAGATCAGCACAATAACGACCGTGATTTGACCAACAATGAGTCCTTGTAGGAACGACCATGAGGAAAAGGAACTAGAAGACTCAACGCTGATATGTTGTTGGCCTTGCTGTAGTAGTCGGAGTGTTCTCTGCATAGCCCAGTTGTCGTCGGatgcttcaactgctcCAAGAGGGGCCGTGCTCTCTTTATGGTCATCATGCAGCAGACTACCATTTTGCAGATGATCTGCGACCATTTTATCCAAATGCAAAGGAAGTGCCTTGTTAATGTAGTCGTCCAGGGACATGAGGTTGCTACTTGTATTCTCTGCCATGGTAGAGTTAAAAAGTGATGACTCATGCTCAACGCTATCGCTTAAGCCAAGATCGCTCATATCTTGTGTAATTGAAGTCTAAAACGCTGTAATCTATCAAAGCTTTGTTAAGCTTTAGCGTATAGTTAACATCAGGTATGAGATAACCTTTTTAAATTTCAAATTGCCTAAGGCGATGAGCCTTTGTTTTAGGCTATTCATgagaaaacttcaagatcaatctAGGTCGAGTATCGTCTGCCATCGTGAAATTTCGTTGATTCGTGCTTCAGGAACCAAGCTGATCATCATCTCCTAGAGATATCATAAGAGAGAGAGATTTCGTTGAGGTTAAGAAATCAACGCCCTGAGATCCAAGACCGTTTACAGATGCCAAGTTTGGAGAGGGCTCGTGCAATACTAGGGGACGATAAACAGTTAGATGAAGATAAATCAAGAGAATGCTTTCGGTGTATTTTCGAACCGACGCTCTCTTTTAGTGAGCCAGAAGGCTACCTGAGCCTTGTTGGCGCATTTGTATTGCAATGCAATCCTCGGTTCCTGTGCAACTCTGCAATCAGGAATGTCCAGTTTTGGCACTTATTTAAAGAGATTTTGGAGAAGGCGACATCTGAGGAACTGATTATCTACTTGAACACTCTTCTGAGACCGTTTTTGGAACGTCCagaaaaattcaaagacTCCTATACCAGTTTATGCCAAGCTGCCTCTTCAGATGACCTAATCCTGGAAACTCTAGCATTGAACTTATCCATGGAAGACCTGAGTTCTGACACTGCTGCTGGAATTTTGAACTGCATTTCCGCCCTCTTCGCATGTCACACATATCTGCTCACTTTTTCCCCAGCCGATGCAGCTCATATCATTCCCAATTTTATGCTTCAATCACTGGAAACTGGCCTTTGCGATGTCTTGACTGTTATGCTCTCTGTCGGTGATAGCCGGATTGAAATTATTAATAAGCTTGTACGCCATCGGAGAGAAATGCTTACATTTCTGAAATCTTTTACCATTCATGACTATGAAACCccattgaagaataaaCTACTGACGGCACTGAACAAAGCAAGTGGCGAGCAAAGGATAAAGTTGGAAGAAACCGCAGGATTTCAAAATATGAACAATGTCAGCCTGTTGCAGGCCCTCAATATAAcgatctttttgaacagtAAGAACTTGACATTTCTAAAAACTTTCGCTGAGCAACAGCTCTTTGGAACTAGGCCGTTTCCTCTATTTTACGCTTGTCTACATGTCTGCGACACAACCGATGAAAtgattgagaagcttgaaaagaagaatacaGACATAGTGCATAATATTATTTTCAGTTTAAACGAAGACAAACTCATGTATGCTTTAATGGATAGACTTCTGAAGTCATGGGTAGAATCGCAGGCGGAATCCGAGGAAGATCTGAACTCACTGCTCATGCTAATGCCAATCATATTCGAACGCATAAACAAATCAATTCCAGATTCTTCTAACTTATCTCCCCGTGAATACCTGCGTTTAGCGTTGAACGTTATACAAGAAGTCAACTATAAGTTGGCTCGCCAGTTACAGCTTGATGCTCTCACAGAAACGGCCTATGAAAAGTGGTCAAAACATGTTGGATACTTTGACGACATGCTTGCTAATCAAGTTCATGACTATTTGCATCATCAGAGACTTTTATACTTGCAGAAGGGCACATGGGTTTATGCTGAGAATCCTTTAGATCCTAAGATCAAGTCTCCCAAAGTGTATTTTATGGTACTATCAGCAAACCAAGCCAAATTACTTGTAAGAGAGTATACTGGAATAAGCGAGAGAACACCTTTCACTGAAGAGAATGAAATTTTAACACCatcagaagctgaacaGAGCGACGAGAAATCAAAGACCCGCGTGATTCCTATATCTTCAATAAGCTTCTTCACGAGCGAGAGGATTTTGTCTAATGATAAATCGCCTACGGACTCTCATCTAGTCAACGTCATCCAAAAGAATGTCTATACCAAGGTGGAGTTTTGTAATGAGAGTGACAAATCTCTCTTAGTAGTCTTCTTCCATACGAAGGAGGCGATTTACAGCTGGCTAGACGGGTTGCAATTGGTTTGTTGCATTAAGCATCGTGGGGGTTTATCAAATGGTACTACTGATCAAATCGACACACTAATAGACATAAGAAAAAGTGTTCAAATGATGAATCTTACCGAGGACGCAATATCACCGAATCATTCTgattctgatgatgaggagTATTACGACATTAACACACTGAAGGAAATAACTTCTGATTTCTATTACGAATAATGCACTTTCTATTACACACCGAATTTTTTCACTAACGGACCTATTTTTTGGCCTTTTTGTTGTTTTTTCCACCAGTTTTTTTGttctgcttcttgaag
The sequence above is drawn from the Torulaspora globosa chromosome 5, complete sequence genome and encodes:
- the LMO1 gene encoding Lmo1p (ancestral locus Anc_5.209); the encoded protein is MPSLERARAILGDDKQLDEDKSRECFRCIFEPTLSFSEPEGYLSLVGAFVLQCNPRFLCNSAIRNVQFWHLFKEILEKATSEELIIYLNTLLRPFLERPEKFKDSYTSLCQAASSDDLILETLALNLSMEDLSSDTAAGILNCISALFACHTYLLTFSPADAAHIIPNFMLQSLETGLCDVLTVMLSVGDSRIEIINKLVRHRREMLTFLKSFTIHDYETPLKNKLLTALNKASGEQRIKLEETAGFQNMNNVSLLQALNITIFLNSKNLTFLKTFAEQQLFGTRPFPLFYACLHVCDTTDEMIEKLEKKNTDIVHNIIFSLNEDKLMYALMDRLLKSWVESQAESEEDLNSLLMLMPIIFERINKSIPDSSNLSPREYLRLALNVIQEVNYKLARQLQLDALTETAYEKWSKHVGYFDDMLANQVHDYLHHQRLLYLQKGTWVYAENPLDPKIKSPKVYFMVLSANQAKLLVREYTGISERTPFTEENEILTPSEAEQSDEKSKTRVIPISSISFFTSERILSNDKSPTDSHLVNVIQKNVYTKVEFCNESDKSLLVVFFHTKEAIYSWLDGLQLVCCIKHRGGLSNGTTDQIDTLIDIRKSVQMMNLTEDAISPNHSDSDDEEYYDINTLKEITSDFYYE